The window AAGTTCCGCAGCGACGCCCATCCACGTCCTGCTGCTCAACGCGAGTCACGAACCACTCGCCGTCGTCACCGGGCGGCGTGCGCTGGTTCTCATCCTGGCCGGCAAGGCCGTCAGCCTCGAGGACCGGGCCGTCGTCCTGCGGTCCGCGCAGCTGTCGATGGCGCTACCTGCCGTCGTCCGGCTCAACCGGTACGTCCGGGTGCCGTACCGCCCGCCCACGTCGGTCAGCCGACAGGGCGTGCTGCGTCGAGACGGCCGTCGCTGCGCCTACTGCCACCTGCGCGGGGACACCATCGACCACGTGCTGCCGCGGTCACGCGGCGGGAAGCACAGCTGGGAGAACTGCGTGGCCTGCTGCAGTCGTTGCAACACGCGCAAGGCCGACCGCACTCTCGACGAGCTGGGGTGGTCGCTGGGGTTCACGCCGGGTCCGCCGCAGCGGATGACGTCCGGTGAACTGTGGATGAGCGACCACACGGATCCGGCCTGGCACCGCTGGCTGGACAGCGCTGCCGCCTGACGGCGGGAGGACGGGGTGGAGCAGCGGACGCCTCGGGCGTGGTGTGCTCCCGGGCCTCGGGACCCCTGATGCGGCGACGCGTCCGGAGGCCGTCCGCAGGGTCTCGATGCGGGCCGGTGCGGGCGCGACGGTGATCCGCCGTGGCGCGCGGCGGGCCGGCAACGGTC is drawn from Nakamurella deserti and contains these coding sequences:
- a CDS encoding HNH endonuclease, coding for MVGSSAATPIHVLLLNASHEPLAVVTGRRALVLILAGKAVSLEDRAVVLRSAQLSMALPAVVRLNRYVRVPYRPPTSVSRQGVLRRDGRRCAYCHLRGDTIDHVLPRSRGGKHSWENCVACCSRCNTRKADRTLDELGWSLGFTPGPPQRMTSGELWMSDHTDPAWHRWLDSAAA